From Paraburkholderia hayleyella, a single genomic window includes:
- a CDS encoding shikimate dehydrogenase, whose product MPEKKSYLLGLMGAGIGGSLSPAMHEEEARQLGLQCVYRRIDLDLLQRDARTRPDLLPELLRAAEQMGFDGLNITYPCKQSVIPLLDSLAPEAQALGAVNTVLLRDGQRIGHNTDCSGFARAFQQGLPGVALDHVVQLGAGGAGAAVAHAALTLGVRRLSVFDVDTARAAALSEVLQQRFPDVEVRAGEALESTLARACGLIHATPTGMAKLPGLPLPAAWLHRDLWVADIVYFPLRTALLEAAQALGCLTMSGGGMAVAQAVDAFRLFTRQEPDAARMSAHFQTLLPC is encoded by the coding sequence TTTGCTCGGCCTGATGGGTGCGGGTATCGGCGGCTCATTGAGCCCCGCGATGCACGAAGAAGAAGCGCGGCAGTTAGGGCTGCAGTGCGTCTATCGCCGTATTGACCTGGATTTGCTGCAGCGCGATGCCCGGACGCGGCCTGACCTGCTGCCCGAACTGCTGCGGGCAGCGGAGCAGATGGGCTTCGATGGCCTGAACATCACTTATCCCTGCAAGCAAAGTGTGATTCCCTTGCTCGATTCCCTGGCGCCCGAGGCGCAAGCGTTGGGTGCGGTGAATACCGTGTTGCTGCGTGACGGGCAACGTATCGGACATAACACGGATTGCTCGGGTTTTGCCCGCGCTTTTCAGCAAGGGCTGCCAGGCGTGGCGCTAGATCATGTCGTGCAGCTCGGAGCAGGGGGCGCGGGGGCGGCGGTCGCGCATGCCGCGCTGACGCTCGGCGTGCGCCGGCTAAGCGTGTTCGATGTCGATACGGCGCGTGCTGCCGCTCTGTCCGAGGTTTTGCAGCAGCGCTTTCCAGACGTTGAGGTTCGCGCGGGCGAGGCGCTCGAAAGCACCCTCGCGCGAGCCTGCGGACTGATCCACGCGACCCCGACAGGCATGGCGAAACTCCCCGGTTTGCCGTTGCCTGCCGCGTGGCTGCATCGTGATTTGTGGGTGGCCGATATCGTCTATTTTCCGCTGCGTACCGCGTTGCTTGAGGCGGCTCAGGCACTCGGCTGTCTCACCATGAGCGGAGGCGGCATGGCCGTCGCTCAGGCGGTGGATGCGTTTCGTCTGTTCACCCGGCAAGAGCCTGACGCGGCACGCATGAGTGCCCATTTTCAGACGCTCTTGCCGTGCTAG
- a CDS encoding MFS transporter, protein MTITTPVPRRSRARYQILALLAVGTMINYLDRTVLGIAAPQLTHELGINAALMGLIFSVFSWSYVAAQIPGGLFLDRFGSKLTYFLSLTLWSLMTLLQGFVHGVGALFACRLGLGVAEAPCFPTNSRVVATWFPQSERAMATGTYTVGEYIGLAFFSPVLFALMGALGWRSLFYVVGAAGIVFGVVWWFSYREPRDHPAANQAELDYIAAGGGLMQPSPDNGNERAATAAPKANGFQWRTMGQLLRQRQLAGICLGQFAGNSTLVFFLTWFPTYLATERHMGWLKMGFFAVLPFIAASVGVMFGGFVSDWMLRRGISVNIARKLPIIAGLLLASTIILANYADNDGLVIAILSLAFFAQGMAALGWTLVSDIAPEGLLGVTGGIFNFAANLAGIVTPLVIGVIVAQTGSFFGALFFIGVIALIGALSYLFVVGDIERIVLTNVQPEHAA, encoded by the coding sequence ATGACCATCACCACACCCGTACCACGCCGCTCCAGAGCGCGTTACCAGATTCTCGCGCTGCTCGCCGTGGGCACGATGATCAACTATCTCGACCGCACGGTGCTGGGCATTGCCGCGCCGCAACTGACCCATGAGCTCGGGATTAACGCCGCGCTCATGGGGCTGATTTTCTCGGTGTTTTCCTGGAGCTACGTCGCCGCGCAAATCCCCGGCGGCCTCTTTCTCGATCGCTTTGGCAGCAAGCTCACTTACTTCCTGTCGCTGACGCTGTGGTCGCTGATGACCTTGCTACAGGGTTTTGTGCATGGCGTGGGCGCGCTCTTCGCCTGCCGTCTCGGGCTCGGTGTGGCCGAAGCGCCATGCTTTCCCACCAATAGCCGGGTGGTGGCCACATGGTTTCCGCAAAGCGAACGGGCGATGGCCACCGGTACCTATACCGTGGGCGAGTACATCGGTCTGGCATTCTTCAGCCCCGTGCTGTTTGCGCTGATGGGGGCGTTGGGCTGGCGCTCGCTGTTTTACGTCGTGGGTGCGGCTGGGATCGTGTTTGGCGTGGTCTGGTGGTTCAGTTACCGTGAACCGCGCGATCATCCCGCGGCCAACCAGGCGGAACTCGATTACATCGCGGCAGGCGGTGGCCTGATGCAGCCTTCGCCAGACAACGGGAATGAACGTGCAGCCACAGCGGCCCCCAAGGCCAACGGTTTTCAGTGGCGCACGATGGGCCAGTTGTTGCGGCAACGGCAATTGGCCGGTATTTGCCTTGGGCAGTTCGCGGGCAATTCGACCCTGGTGTTTTTTCTGACGTGGTTTCCCACTTATCTGGCAACCGAACGCCACATGGGCTGGCTCAAGATGGGCTTTTTCGCCGTGTTGCCGTTCATTGCGGCCTCGGTGGGGGTGATGTTCGGCGGGTTTGTTTCGGACTGGATGTTGCGCCGGGGGATTTCGGTCAATATCGCGCGCAAGTTGCCGATTATCGCGGGCTTGTTGCTGGCTTCGACGATTATTCTGGCCAACTACGCGGATAACGATGGGCTCGTGATTGCGATCCTGTCGCTGGCGTTTTTCGCCCAGGGCATGGCGGCACTCGGCTGGACGCTCGTGTCGGATATCGCCCCTGAGGGGTTGCTGGGCGTGACGGGGGGCATCTTCAACTTCGCCGCGAATCTGGCGGGCATCGTGACGCCCCTGGTGATCGGTGTGATCGTCGCCCAGACGGGCTCGTTTTTCGGGGCGTTGTTCTTTATTGGCGTGATCGCCCTGATCGGCGCGCTGTCTTATCTCTTTGTCGTCGGCGATATCGAGCGGATCGTGCTGACGAACGTGCAGCCTGAGCACGCAGCCTGA